A window from Telopea speciosissima isolate NSW1024214 ecotype Mountain lineage chromosome 8, Tspe_v1, whole genome shotgun sequence encodes these proteins:
- the LOC122672855 gene encoding zinc finger matrin-type protein 3-like isoform X2 encodes MIDSNVPTTTIMQINPGTVMGNKASTFGEDLESKRQKLVEGGAAFDSTMVCTICNIACNSQVVFNNHLAGKRHAIQASLRPNGAQTLVAANPNPLGWSKKPKTHPAVNGVWKKGAQKTKIVQSAWCEICKIDCNSKDVLEIHKLGKKHKKNLEKLEESKTSASAPAAGKDPMIGPKENPAADKGKTVDVQQSKKKGASSLGPGEDLETKRRKLMEGGAAADAVRVCPVCNVVCNSQTVFNYHLAGQKHINMVKKQAALAAAGTANPPAGPGVVTAA; translated from the exons ATGATTGACTCTAATGTCCCCACCACTACAATAATGCAGATCAATCCAGGGACAGTCATGGGGAATAAGGCTTCTACCTTTGGTGAGGATTTGGAATCAAAGAGACAAAAGCTTGTGGAAGGTGGGGCAGCATTTGATTCCACGATGGTGTGTACAATATGCAATATCGCATGCAATAGCCAAGTAGTGTTCAATAACCATCTCGCTGGTAAAAGACATGCTATTCAG GCTAGCTTAAGACCTAACGGGGCACAGACGTTGGTTGCAGCAAACCCCAATCCCCTTGGTTGGAGTAAAAAGCCAAAGACTCACCCTGCTGTGAATGGCGTCTGGAAGAAAGGTGCACAGAAAACCAAAATAGTGCAGTCTGCCTGGTGTGAAATCTGCAAGATTGACTGTAACAGCAAGGATGTCTTGGAGATTCACAAATTGGgaaagaaacacaagaagaaCCTGGAGAAACTGGAAGAATCAAAGACTTCTGCCAGTGCACCAGCTGCAGGAAAGGATCCCATGATTGGGCCAAAAGAAAACCCCGCAGCTGACAAGGGCAAGACTGTGGATGTGCAACAGAGTAAAAAGAAGGGAGCATCATCTTTGGGGCCTGGGGAGGATCTAGAAACAAAGAGGAGGAAACTGATGGAAGGAGGGGCGGCAGCCGATGCAGTGAGGGTGTGCCCAGTATGCAATGTGGTGTGTAATAGCCAGACTGTCTTCAATTACCATCTGGCAGGGCAAAAGCATATTAATATGGTGAAGAAACAAGCAGCATTAGCAGCAGCTGGAACAGCCAATCCTCCTGCTGGTCCTGGGGTGGTTACTGCTGCTTAG
- the LOC122672094 gene encoding probable WRKY transcription factor 57 yields MEEESSKPGPESTEFSGHTSWNSNYLFSSERESSILSEFGWNLQQETLVRDPETFSYYSAFNQIELDENSYLAGSLSSQSQQSQTTIIVPTRSVSVNDKSPSGGDASSPSNQPSVSSSSTEEPPENSTGSDGKLPKIASSEGKKKGQKRIRQPRFAFMTKSEVDHLEDGYRWRKYGQKAVKNSPFPRGYYRCTNSKCTVKKRVERSSEDPSIVITTYEGQHCHQTVGFPIAGITPHDQSGFVSSRVQFPIGRGSLHVSQLHLQASGEVVVGQSHQGSSSSLSKQQQVMLPDSMTNEGLLGDVVPAGMRSLMN; encoded by the exons ATGGAGGAAGAGAGTAGTAAGCCAGGACCAGAGAGTACAGAGTTCTCAGGGCACACGAGCTGGAACAGCAACTACTTGTTCAGCAGCGAACGAGAGAGCAGTATTTTAAGCGAATTCGGATGGAATTTGCAGCAAGAAACGTTGGTTAGAGATCCAGAGACCTTTAGTTACTACTCTGCCTTCAATCAGATCGAGTTGGACGAGAACTCGTATTTGGCGGGAAGCCTCAGTTCACAATCACAACAGAGCCAAACAACGATTATCGTTCCTACTAGATCTGTATCGGTTAATGATAAATCTCCGAGCGGTGGTGATGCATCATCGCCTTCGAATCAACCGTCGGTTTCTTCAAGCTCCACCGAAGAACCGCCGGAAAATTCGACGGGATCTGACGGAAAACTCCCTAAGATAGC tagtagtgaaggtaaaaaaaaggggcaaaaaCGGATTCGACAACCAAGGTTTGCATTCATGACTAAGAGTGAAGTTGATCATCTTGAAGATGGCTACAGGTGGCGAAAATATGGACAAAAAGCAGTCAAGAATAGCCCATTTCCTAG GGGATATTATAGGTGTACAAACAGCAAATGCACAGTGAAGAAGAGAGTGGAACGCTCATCTGAAGATCCATCCATTGTGATCACAACATACGAAGGCCAACACTGTCACCAAACAGTTGGTTTCCCAATTGCTGGTATCACTCCTCATGATCAGTCTGGCTTTGTTTCGAGCCGTGTGCAATTCCCAATAGGAAGAGGGTCACTTCATGTCAGCCAATTGCACCTGCAGGCCTCAGGTGAAGTAGTAGTAGGGCAATCTCAtcaaggcagcagcagcagcttgtcCAAGCAGCAGCAGGTGATGTTGCCTGATTCAATGACGAACGAAGGATTGCTTGGTGATGTTGTACCTGCTGGAATGCGTAGCCTGATGAATTGA